AAGACGTACAGTTGTTAATCCATCCTGTGCTTCTGCAACAACCTCCATGGCCTTATTCTTTTCAAGCAGTGCATGGAGGCCCTCCCTTATAATTTTATGATCATCTGCCAGAATAATTTTTATACTCATTAAAATCTCCCCTTCTATTAATGGGGCTCACGTCGCCCCCTCCACCAGCAAAGCTGTCGGAGCCACCCCTTCTCGCTCAAGAATGAGCTAAGGGGTTGTTGTAAATTCAATTTTTCCGTCTTCACTATTCACTATATACTATTCACTATTCACTGTTGTGGGGCTCACTGACCCCTGATGTCAATAGTGGACACCAATCATATTCATGCTGCCTTCCTTCCTGCATAAAATTGCCGTTCATAAACAACGGGGGATAAATATCCAAGCCTTTTCTGCCGACGTTGCCGATTATAAAAGACCTCAATGTCGACCCGCAAGCGGGTACCCCGGCCACCCCTTCTCGCTCAAGAATGAGCTAAGGGGTTGTTGTAAATTCAATCTTTCCGTCTTCACTATTCACTATATACTATATACTATTCACTGTTGTGGGGCTCACATATTAATGTTTTAGCGGTGCATATAGAATTACCCTTGTTCCACGATTTTTTTGCGACCTGATTTCCATCTGACCTTCAAGATGGTGCAACCGTTCGCGGATACTGAAAAGTCCGAATCCCTTATTTTCATCAAAATAAAAATTCATCTTTGCAGCGTTAAACCCGACACCGTTATCTGCAACATGAATAGATATATTGCTTTCTATTTTCCGCACAGTTACCTTTACTGTCCGTGCATGGGCATGTTTCGCAACATTTGCCAGAAGCTCTCGTACTGCCGTAAAAAGAAAAATACGTATCTCATCATTGACAGGTTTGAACTGATTATCGTTTTCAAACTCATAGTCAATTTTATGCTGTTCGTGAATCTGCTCTGTCAGCCATTCAAGCGCTGCCTCAAGACCGAGATCATAAAGGATTGGCGGGCTCAGTTCAAAAGTCAATGAACGGGTATAACGGATTGCCTGCTCAATATGTTCCCTGACTTCATTTAATTTTTCGATTAACGTGTTTGCTGTTTCATATTTCAGTAATGCGCCCAGCTTAATCTTGGAAACAGCGAGTACCTGACCGATATGATCATGGAGCATGTTAGCTATGCGCCGCCTCTCTTTCTCCTCTGTCAGCGAGAGGTCTGATGCCAGAGATCTGAGCTGCTTCTGGTAAGAGTGTATTTTTTCTTCAGCTTTTTTCTGCTCGCTTATGTCCTCTACGGTTCCCTCATAATACAGGACTGCGCCGTCCGCTCCCCTTATTGCCTTGGCATTCTCTCGCATAAAAACTACTGAATTTCCGCGCCTACTCCATTTTACCTCAAATCCTCTTACCCTTTCCTCTTTTTCAAGGCGCTTTTTGAGCCTCTTTTTAAGGTATGTAGGTTCGTAATCCCCTTTTTTCAATTGACTCGATGCCATTTCATTAAATGAGTTGTACCCGAGCATTCTGATCAGAGTGGGATTGGCCATCAGAATCCTTCCATCAGGATTTGTCCGGTAAATACCTATTGGAGAATTTTCAAAAAGATTCCTGTAGCGCTCCGCACCTTTGCGAAGCATCTCCTCGATGCGTTTACGCCTGTTCAGCTCCAGAGTAAGACGTTCGTTTGTATCCAGCAATTCTGCTGTCCGTTCTTTTACCCTTTGTTCTAACTCGTCTTTAGCCTTCTGCAGCGCCTCCTCAACCTGTTTATGTTTCGTGATATCATTGTTTATCTCCATTATAGCTATTGGATCGCCTTTATTATTTCTCTTTAGAGCCCATCTACTTCCTACAGCTATTCGCACACTGTCGCGCCTTGTATGGATAAGCTCACCATCCCAACGTCCATTAACGAATACATCTGCCTTAATCTCTTCAAACGGTTTGGAAAATTCTGTACGCAGGAGCGTATGTATATTTTTTCCTATGGCTTCTTCCTTTGTCCACCCGTAACGTTCTACCGCCCCGTTGTTCCAGAATGTAATCATTCCATCAAGATCACCTACGATGATTGCATCTTCTGCAATTTCAAGAAGTTCTGCCTGGTCTCTCAGTTTATCCGACTGTTTCTGTAATTCTTCTTTTGCATGTTTTTGAGAAGATTGCTTCATTAAACGCCGGCATTGTTTCTCACTTTCCTTTAGAACCTTTTGAATATACTTTAATTTTGGCTGCAAACGTTCAAGCCGGGCAACTTTATTCCGCAACATAATAAGTTCTTTTTCCATACTGTTGCAGCTTTCTTTTTTATTCATCCGTTTCTCCATCAAATAACCTGTGATAATTTATAATATGTCCGGTCTGATTGTCTATAGATTAAGAAAATAACTTTAGTTTGAAGCTATTCTGCCATTGACAAAAAGCAGGGGCAAAGTATAAAATTGGACAAGCATTTAAAAAATAAAATAAATAAATGACTATCGGGTAAGATCATTAACTTATCGGCAGGGACAAAGATGAAAAGGAAATTAACGAAAAAAATTAGTATTGGTAAAGTTCCTATTGGCGGCAATAGCCCGATAATTGTTCAATCAATGCTCAAAACTCATCCCGAAAACCCGCAGGAAACATTAGACCAGGCAATGGCTCTCAAAAAAGCCGGATGTGAGCTGATAAGGATAGCATTACCACAGGAAGATACATGTAATATTATTCCTTTTCTAAAAAGAGAGATAGATACGCCCCTGATAGGAGATATTCACTTTAATTATAAGATTGCAATAAAAGCGATGGAACTCGGTATTGACGCAATACGCATAAATCCTGGAACAATCAATAACGTGCGAAAGGTAAAAGAGATTGTCCTTGTTGCAAAAGAAACAAAAACACCGATACGTATCGGTCTGAATACCGGCTCAATTGAGAAAAGAATACTTAAGAAATACTCCAGACCATGTGCAGATGCAATGGTTGAAAGTGCGCTTTATTATGTAAAATTCTTTGAAGATCTTGGTTGGAGGGAGCTGAAGGTATCCCTGAAGGCTTCAGACATATACCAGACGATTGATGCATATAAAAAATTTTCAGAACAGTCGGATTACCCTCTTCACGTCGGTATCACAGAAGCCGGTCCAATATTCTCAGGCGCTATAAAATCTGCCATAGGCATAGGTATATTACTATATGAAGGCATAGGAGATACTATCAGAGTTTCCCTCACAGGGAACCCTGTTTATGAGGTTACCGCTGCATATCATATTCTCAGGGACCTCGGCCTTAGAAAAAGGGGCATTAACATCATATCGTGCCCTACCTGTGGAAGGTGTAAAACCAGTATATTCGATATTGTGGCAGATTTCGAAAAAGAAGTTGACCATTTTGAGACAAATCTGAATGTAGCCATCATGGGCTGTGAAGTTAACGGACCGGGAGAGGCAAAAGAAGCTGATATCGGCATAGCATTCGGCGCCAATAAAGCTGTTCTGTTTTCCAGGGGGGTTATTATTAAAACAGGTATACCAAAAGAAATGGCAAAGAACATCCTCAAGGAAGAAATTTATAATATGACATCATAAATGCTGCCTGCCTTACAACCCCTTATCGGGTTTATGCCCTGCCGTAATCATCTTCAACCCTCACAATATCATCCTCCCCAAAATATTCTCCTCTTTGAACTTCAATAAACACAAGCATTTCCTTCCCGACATTCTCAATCCTGTGAAGGGCCTCTTTATTTATACGAATGCAATCACCGGCTGCTAAAGGATAATCTGTTCCATCTATTGTTACCCTACCCTCACCTCTTACAGCCTGCCAGTGCTCTTCCCGTTTAGAATGCTTCTGGTAGCTAAGCCTTTTTCCCGGAAACACATCTATTCTTTTTACCTTGAAATCCACCTCATCCTGAATTACAAACCATCTCCCCCAAGGCGGCGTACCTTTTTGCCCGGCATCAATTTCCATTAATATCTCCTATAGCTGTATTATTTGAGTCTGTTACCATTTTTATACTTCTTCATGCTCATATAGTCAACTGACTTTACCGCAGGCAACGGCAGTTTTATAAAGCATTATTAGCAAGACCTGATTGAGTACCGGAAAAAAATATTGTATAGTTAGAGTACTAATTATGAAAAAAATAGTAATCGGCACAGCCGGACACATAGATCACGGTAAAACATCCCTTATTAAAGCTATTACAGGCATCGACTGCGACAGGCTGAAGGAGGAAAAAGACAGAGGAATTACAACTGAACTCGGCTTTGCACATTACAAGTTCGGTAATGATTTGCTCCTCGGCATAGTAGACGTACCGGGACATGAAAAGTTTATCAGACACATGGTCGCCGGTGCATGGGGTATTGATATGGTGCTTCTAATAGTTGCGGCTGATGAAGGAGTAATGCCCCAGACAAGAGAACATATAGATATATGCGAACTTCTCGGGCTATCAAAAGGCATCGTCGTGATTACCAAGAAAGACCTTGTTGATGATGATATGGTGGAGCTTGTTACCGAAGACGTACAGGATCTTCTCAAAGGGAGACTCCTTGAAGGCGCAACTATTATACCCGTATCTTCAACTACAGGTGAAAACCTTGAACAGTTGATGAAAACAATCAAAGAGATTGCTGCTGAGATACAGGAAAGGTCCGGCATGGGTATATTCAGATTGCCTGTGGACAGGGTTTTTACATTAAAAGGACTCGGCACAATAGTAACAGGGACATGCATTTCCGGCTCTATAAAAACAGGTGAAGAAATTGAAATATATCCTCTCAACAAACGGGCAAAAATAAGGAATATTCAGACATACCATGAAGATACGGCAGAGGCAATTGCAGGTGAAAGGGTTGCCTTAAATCTGCAGGGCGTTGAAAAACAGGATATAGAAAGAGGAACCATCATAGGCAGGCCTGGTACTTTAATATTATCCAACAGGATAGATGTGGCATTAAAATATTTGAAGCTTCCCTTTAAACCCATAAAAAACGACTCAATTTTAAGGTTTCATATAGCCACAACCCAGGAAGAAGGCAGATTGATTTTATTCGGCAAAGACACTATAGAACCAGGGGAGGAGTTGTTCGCCCAGTTTGTCTTTTCAAACCCTGTTGTTGCATTGCCTGACGACAGATTTATTATCCGCGGATCATACATGGTTCAAACCATAGGCGGCGGGAAAATTCTTGATATTACACCGACAAAACATAAAAGAAAAACCATAGAACTAGACTCCATATACAACCTTTTGAAAGAAGGCACTTATGATGACAAAGCCGAATATCATATATTAAAAGGCGGATACAAAGGCATTGATAAGACATTACTTCCCGTACTCATAGGCAAAGATGCATTGTATGCATTAAAACTGGTGGATACGTTAATACAGCAAAGCAAGATAAAGCTTATTGGAAAAACAATAGTACATATGGACTATTTCACAGTTTACAAAAAAACC
The sequence above is drawn from the Pseudomonadota bacterium genome and encodes:
- a CDS encoding PAS domain S-box protein produces the protein MNKKESCNSMEKELIMLRNKVARLERLQPKLKYIQKVLKESEKQCRRLMKQSSQKHAKEELQKQSDKLRDQAELLEIAEDAIIVGDLDGMITFWNNGAVERYGWTKEEAIGKNIHTLLRTEFSKPFEEIKADVFVNGRWDGELIHTRRDSVRIAVGSRWALKRNNKGDPIAIMEINNDITKHKQVEEALQKAKDELEQRVKERTAELLDTNERLTLELNRRKRIEEMLRKGAERYRNLFENSPIGIYRTNPDGRILMANPTLIRMLGYNSFNEMASSQLKKGDYEPTYLKKRLKKRLEKEERVRGFEVKWSRRGNSVVFMRENAKAIRGADGAVLYYEGTVEDISEQKKAEEKIHSYQKQLRSLASDLSLTEEKERRRIANMLHDHIGQVLAVSKIKLGALLKYETANTLIEKLNEVREHIEQAIRYTRSLTFELSPPILYDLGLEAALEWLTEQIHEQHKIDYEFENDNQFKPVNDEIRIFLFTAVRELLANVAKHAHARTVKVTVRKIESNISIHVADNGVGFNAAKMNFYFDENKGFGLFSIRERLHHLEGQMEIRSQKNRGTRVILYAPLKH
- the ispG gene encoding flavodoxin-dependent (E)-4-hydroxy-3-methylbut-2-enyl-diphosphate synthase, producing MKRKLTKKISIGKVPIGGNSPIIVQSMLKTHPENPQETLDQAMALKKAGCELIRIALPQEDTCNIIPFLKREIDTPLIGDIHFNYKIAIKAMELGIDAIRINPGTINNVRKVKEIVLVAKETKTPIRIGLNTGSIEKRILKKYSRPCADAMVESALYYVKFFEDLGWRELKVSLKASDIYQTIDAYKKFSEQSDYPLHVGITEAGPIFSGAIKSAIGIGILLYEGIGDTIRVSLTGNPVYEVTAAYHILRDLGLRKRGINIISCPTCGRCKTSIFDIVADFEKEVDHFETNLNVAIMGCEVNGPGEAKEADIGIAFGANKAVLFSRGVIIKTGIPKEMAKNILKEEIYNMTS
- a CDS encoding phosphomannose isomerase type II C-terminal cupin domain encodes the protein MEIDAGQKGTPPWGRWFVIQDEVDFKVKRIDVFPGKRLSYQKHSKREEHWQAVRGEGRVTIDGTDYPLAAGDCIRINKEALHRIENVGKEMLVFIEVQRGEYFGEDDIVRVEDDYGRA
- the selB gene encoding selenocysteine-specific translation elongation factor yields the protein MKKIVIGTAGHIDHGKTSLIKAITGIDCDRLKEEKDRGITTELGFAHYKFGNDLLLGIVDVPGHEKFIRHMVAGAWGIDMVLLIVAADEGVMPQTREHIDICELLGLSKGIVVITKKDLVDDDMVELVTEDVQDLLKGRLLEGATIIPVSSTTGENLEQLMKTIKEIAAEIQERSGMGIFRLPVDRVFTLKGLGTIVTGTCISGSIKTGEEIEIYPLNKRAKIRNIQTYHEDTAEAIAGERVALNLQGVEKQDIERGTIIGRPGTLILSNRIDVALKYLKLPFKPIKNDSILRFHIATTQEEGRLILFGKDTIEPGEELFAQFVFSNPVVALPDDRFIIRGSYMVQTIGGGKILDITPTKHKRKTIELDSIYNLLKEGTYDDKAEYHILKGGYKGIDKTLLPVLIGKDALYALKLVDTLIQQSKIKLIGKTIVHMDYFTVYKKTLKQLLADFHEKNPLKIGISKEELRMRLPAVEPLIFQTALDECINEGAVETEKDKVRAKSAEKSIDKDIELLENNILNTLFSAGATPPTLKELSLEFKKSENQIKDIIEKLIYKGKVIKLKGDICFHHDIMDSIKEKVVMHLKEKKEMTPIDFRSFFDISRKYMIPILEYLDEIKLTIRVGDKRVLRN